A region from the Lentisphaera profundi genome encodes:
- the lpoB gene encoding penicillin-binding protein activator LpoB, protein MKLYALILVGVLLASCGPKTKDVNMNDDRSDAVMALDHRDFTKAADTMIKSLLNSKAFDKADGSRFVVALSTVKNDTMQRIDTSQLTAKIRRDLLNSGKFVMTTAVGTQQDNMNTEARKLRQSAEFNQATVQEQGQLVAPDLSLAGKIFQRNIKLDNGDQQVEYYFTLMMTELKTGLALWEDEVTMGKRGSGKSATW, encoded by the coding sequence ATGAAGTTATATGCCTTAATTCTAGTCGGAGTATTACTTGCGTCGTGTGGTCCTAAGACCAAAGATGTCAATATGAATGATGATAGATCAGATGCTGTGATGGCTCTCGATCATCGTGATTTTACTAAAGCCGCAGATACAATGATAAAATCATTACTTAATTCTAAAGCTTTTGATAAAGCAGATGGCTCGCGTTTTGTCGTTGCTTTAAGTACGGTAAAAAATGATACAATGCAACGTATTGATACATCGCAACTAACCGCAAAAATCCGTAGAGATTTACTTAATTCAGGTAAATTTGTTATGACTACCGCAGTGGGTACTCAACAAGATAATATGAATACCGAAGCACGTAAGTTGCGTCAGTCAGCAGAATTTAATCAAGCAACTGTACAAGAGCAAGGTCAGCTTGTAGCACCTGACTTGAGTTTAGCAGGCAAGATTTTTCAACGCAATATAAAGTTGGATAACGGCGATCAGCAAGTTGAGTATTATTTCACTTTAATGATGACTGAATTAAAAACTGGTTTAGCTCTATGGGAAGATGAAGTGACCATGGGTAAAAGAGGCAGTGGCAAGTCGGCAACTTGGTAA